In Paraburkholderia sp. PGU19, a single window of DNA contains:
- a CDS encoding recombinase family protein, with translation MRIGYARVSTDDQNLDLQLAALKKADCDDIFTDQGVSGARFSRPGLEQTMGALSKGDTLVVWRLDRLGRSLTKLVELVDALGARGVQFVSLTECIDTTSPGGTFLFHIMAALAQFERSLIGERTRAGMVAAKARGQHVGRRRAMTQSECVEAQQLLALQSSQAVAQRFDVHPRTLLRSLRRYGIETQRTV, from the coding sequence ATGAGAATTGGATACGCGAGAGTTTCTACCGATGATCAAAACCTCGATCTGCAACTGGCAGCGCTAAAGAAAGCGGACTGCGACGACATCTTCACCGATCAGGGCGTATCGGGCGCAAGGTTCTCCCGTCCGGGCCTCGAACAGACGATGGGGGCGCTATCGAAGGGCGATACCCTCGTGGTGTGGCGTCTGGACCGGCTTGGACGCTCGCTCACGAAGCTCGTCGAACTCGTCGATGCACTCGGCGCGAGGGGCGTTCAGTTCGTCTCGCTGACCGAGTGCATCGACACCACATCGCCCGGCGGCACGTTTCTCTTTCACATCATGGCCGCGCTGGCCCAGTTCGAGCGCTCGCTGATCGGCGAACGGACCCGCGCCGGCATGGTTGCCGCGAAAGCACGCGGGCAGCACGTCGGCAGGCGACGCGCGATGACGCAAAGCGAGTGCGTCGAAGCACAACAGTTGCTCGCGCTGCAATCGTCGCAGGCCGTCGCGCAACGTTTCGACGTGCATCCGCGCACCTTGCTGCGCAGCTTGCGCCGATACGGCATCGAGACGC